In Desertibacillus haloalkaliphilus, a genomic segment contains:
- a CDS encoding tyrosine-type recombinase/integrase: protein MGRRKELTEEELKIIKKAISDEEAFEKFFRNCYLKNLRPATIEYYKNEFHGAKKLISKELVECSQKDIEELILQSKKLMKVTTINTRLRALRAFYNYLYKDNLIDNNPMKNIKLLRDRQKTIETLDNKEIELLVKTIRKQKTFIGFRDETILLVFLDTGVRLSELVGIEVDDVRDNKIIIRRTKNLFERVVYLSDTTKEQLKRYITIRGNVETNKLFINHDENELKPHSIQTRFYKYGNEANITKRVSPHTFRHTMAKRMIMAGVDAFTLMTILGHSDMTITKRYVNLWGPDIEQKHKQYGALKGLKL from the coding sequence AAAGGCTATTAGTGATGAAGAAGCTTTTGAAAAATTCTTTAGGAACTGCTATTTGAAAAACTTAAGACCAGCAACAATTGAGTATTATAAAAATGAATTTCACGGTGCAAAGAAACTTATCTCAAAGGAATTAGTTGAATGCAGTCAAAAGGATATTGAAGAATTAATCCTTCAAAGTAAAAAGTTAATGAAGGTAACTACTATAAATACTCGGCTGCGTGCTCTTCGTGCGTTTTATAACTATTTATACAAAGATAATCTAATTGATAACAATCCAATGAAGAATATTAAATTGCTAAGAGATAGACAAAAGACTATTGAGACATTAGATAATAAAGAAATTGAATTGTTAGTAAAGACAATTCGTAAACAGAAAACTTTTATTGGTTTTAGAGATGAAACAATATTATTGGTTTTTCTTGATACTGGTGTTCGATTGTCTGAATTAGTTGGAATTGAAGTTGATGATGTGAGAGATAACAAAATTATTATAAGAAGGACAAAGAATCTCTTTGAGAGAGTTGTTTATTTATCAGATACAACAAAAGAGCAGCTAAAAAGATATATAACAATCAGAGGCAATGTGGAAACTAATAAGCTGTTTATTAATCATGATGAAAATGAACTTAAACCACATAGTATCCAAACAAGATTTTATAAGTATGGCAATGAAGCAAACATCACCAAGAGAGTAAGTCCACATACATTTAGACATACAATGGCAAAAAGAATGATAATGGCTGGTGTTGATGCTTTTACTTTGATGACCATTTTAGGCCATAGTGATATGACAATCACAAAGAGATATGTAAATCTATGGGGACCAGACATTGAACAAAAGCATAAGCAATATGGTGCTTTAAAGGGACTAAAACTTTAA